One Curtobacterium sp. MCLR17_007 DNA window includes the following coding sequences:
- a CDS encoding AraC family transcriptional regulator — protein MTDDRARVHDDTRSSDIEQARDFLIGAYDADEWRAETTTQPFDFRYSAVGDSAMTLRAIRFDGHLEGVMVPTTDFVVQWVTRGSGSIGEGDARIVSEVGRPQLWPQHGATFTYRDYDQRLVQVNRSALVELAGERGVEAGQVHLDHTIRPDDRAMQIWRNTVSLISHTVMDHKASPLLQAEMGRLGALALLELYPLVTASLPGELLLPRNAHIRRAVEYVHEHAHRPITSTDLAEVAALSLRALQQAFQRQLGVSPNGYIRQVRLDRVRDALLQGDPTTTSIADVARTWGFAHAGRFSAAYLERHGEYPRATLRR, from the coding sequence ATGACTGACGACCGCGCGCGCGTGCACGACGACACCCGGTCCAGCGACATCGAGCAGGCGCGCGACTTCCTGATCGGTGCCTACGACGCCGACGAGTGGCGTGCCGAGACGACCACACAGCCGTTCGACTTCCGGTACTCCGCCGTCGGCGACTCGGCGATGACCCTCCGCGCGATCCGGTTCGACGGGCACCTCGAGGGTGTCATGGTCCCGACGACGGACTTCGTCGTCCAGTGGGTGACCCGTGGCTCGGGCTCGATCGGCGAGGGAGATGCCCGCATCGTCAGCGAGGTCGGTCGGCCGCAGCTCTGGCCGCAGCACGGAGCGACCTTCACCTACCGCGACTACGACCAGCGCCTCGTGCAGGTCAACCGCTCCGCACTCGTCGAGCTCGCCGGCGAGCGCGGGGTCGAGGCCGGGCAGGTGCACCTCGACCACACCATCCGCCCCGACGACCGCGCGATGCAGATCTGGAGGAACACGGTCTCCCTGATCTCGCACACGGTCATGGACCACAAGGCATCGCCGCTGCTGCAGGCCGAGATGGGACGGCTCGGCGCGCTCGCGCTGCTCGAGCTCTACCCGCTCGTGACGGCGTCGCTCCCCGGCGAACTGCTCCTCCCTCGCAACGCGCACATCCGACGCGCGGTCGAGTACGTCCACGAGCACGCCCACCGTCCGATCACGAGCACCGACCTGGCCGAGGTGGCCGCGCTCAGCCTGCGCGCCCTGCAGCAGGCCTTCCAGCGCCAGCTCGGCGTCAGCCCCAACGGCTACATCCGCCAGGTGCGACTCGACCGGGTGCGCGATGCCCTGCTGCAGGGCGACCCGACGACGACGAGCATCGCGGACGTCGCGCGGACCTGGGGCTTCGCGCACGCCGGGCGGTTCTCGGCCGCCTACCTGGAGCGGCACGGCGAGTACCCCCGGGCAACGCTCCGGCGCTGA
- a CDS encoding SGNH/GDSL hydrolase family protein — protein sequence MDSIRYVAIGDSFSEGIGDTGDGTTAGTPTLPGWTGRLATGIAALHPGATVSYANLAVRGRLLAGVLDGQLDAALALDPAPTLLTFCAGGNDLLRPAFDPAVLIGPLEAAVERVLARGIRFALLSPADPSARLPLGSLINRRGDAWADALEGLARRHDLPFVDVSRDRHLGRAEFWSDDRLHMNAAGHQRVADLALHAIEAGPLPAEPADARTAKARLPEELRYYRDHVLPWVGRRVTRRSSGDGRSATFPAWTPVV from the coding sequence ATGGACTCCATCCGCTACGTCGCGATCGGCGACAGCTTCTCCGAGGGCATCGGCGACACCGGCGACGGCACGACCGCCGGTACCCCGACGCTCCCCGGGTGGACCGGCCGCCTGGCGACCGGCATCGCCGCACTCCACCCCGGCGCCACCGTGTCCTACGCCAACCTCGCCGTCCGCGGTCGACTGCTCGCCGGGGTCCTGGACGGACAGCTCGACGCGGCGCTCGCCCTCGACCCGGCCCCGACGCTCCTGACCTTCTGCGCGGGTGGCAACGACCTGCTGCGTCCGGCCTTCGACCCCGCCGTGCTCATCGGGCCCCTCGAGGCCGCCGTCGAACGCGTGCTGGCGCGCGGCATCCGGTTCGCACTGCTGAGCCCCGCCGACCCGAGCGCCCGCCTGCCGCTCGGGTCGCTCATCAACCGCCGCGGTGATGCCTGGGCCGATGCCCTCGAGGGCCTGGCCCGACGCCACGACCTGCCCTTCGTCGACGTGTCACGCGACCGGCACCTGGGCCGTGCGGAGTTCTGGTCGGATGACCGCCTGCACATGAACGCCGCGGGGCACCAGCGCGTGGCCGACCTCGCGCTGCACGCGATCGAGGCTGGCCCCCTCCCCGCGGAACCGGCGGACGCCCGGACGGCGAAGGCGCGCCTGCCCGAGGAGCTCCGCTACTACCGCGACCACGTGCTCCCCTGGGTCGGTCGACGCGTGACCCGCCGCTCGTCGGGCGACGGCCGGTCGGCGACCTTCCCCGCGTGGACACCGGTGGTCTGA
- a CDS encoding Hsp20/alpha crystallin family protein — MAVTFDPLSELDRLTGALLGGRQTLRPMPVDLHRDGDQYMLNADLPGIDPGSVDINVDGQLLTIRAERTAPTQTDGGGWLLRERPHGSYLRQFSLGEGVDSDGISAHYDNGVLSLVIPVTPKAKPRKIEVTSGAPTDQQALAG, encoded by the coding sequence ATGGCTGTGACGTTCGATCCTCTCTCGGAACTCGACCGCCTGACCGGCGCCCTGCTGGGTGGCCGTCAGACGCTCAGGCCGATGCCGGTCGACCTGCACCGCGACGGCGACCAGTACATGCTCAACGCCGACCTGCCCGGCATCGACCCGGGCTCCGTCGACATCAACGTCGACGGGCAGCTCCTGACGATCCGCGCCGAGCGCACCGCCCCGACCCAGACCGACGGCGGCGGGTGGCTGCTCCGGGAACGCCCGCACGGCTCCTACCTCCGCCAGTTCAGTCTGGGCGAAGGCGTCGACTCCGACGGCATCTCCGCGCACTACGACAACGGTGTGCTCTCCCTCGTGATCCCGGTCACCCCGAAGGCGAAGCCCAGGAAGATCGAGGTCACGAGCGGCGCACCGACCGACCAGCAGGCCCTCGCCGGCTGA
- a CDS encoding SDR family oxidoreductase gives MSALLPLHGKTALVTGVSRRRGIGFAVARKLAVLGADVVIHHHRPHDLDLPWGGDDLDAVRDGIRDVLVDGARFADVSADLRDPSSVPDVLSAAAALTGQVDVLVCNHAKSGDDGSILDMTPERLSAFWEVNTRATMLLTAEFARRRAPASDGPRRPGDRIAGAGPYAEAQGHVFWMTSGQIHGAMRGEVAYAASKAALAGVTATVAAELLELGIVLNTINPGPVNTGYMDPETTDRSLEDLDAYVASTPFGRVGTPQDPAELIGWLATSSGSWVVGQVLTSDGGFGL, from the coding sequence ATGTCCGCACTCCTTCCCCTGCACGGCAAGACCGCCCTCGTCACCGGCGTCTCGCGGCGCCGCGGCATCGGGTTCGCCGTCGCCCGCAAGCTGGCCGTACTCGGCGCGGACGTCGTCATCCACCACCACCGACCGCACGACCTGGACCTGCCGTGGGGCGGTGACGACCTGGACGCGGTCCGCGACGGCATCCGCGACGTCCTGGTCGACGGCGCCCGGTTCGCGGACGTGTCGGCCGACCTGCGCGATCCGTCGTCCGTGCCCGACGTGCTCTCGGCGGCGGCTGCGCTCACCGGGCAGGTCGACGTGCTGGTCTGCAACCACGCGAAGAGCGGCGACGACGGCAGCATCCTCGACATGACGCCGGAGCGGCTCAGCGCCTTCTGGGAGGTCAACACCCGAGCGACGATGCTGCTCACCGCGGAGTTCGCCCGTCGTCGCGCGCCCGCCAGCGACGGACCCCGACGTCCGGGTGACCGGATCGCGGGAGCCGGGCCGTACGCCGAGGCCCAGGGTCACGTCTTCTGGATGACGTCGGGGCAGATCCACGGCGCGATGCGCGGCGAGGTGGCCTACGCCGCCAGCAAGGCCGCCCTCGCGGGGGTCACCGCGACGGTGGCCGCCGAGCTGCTGGAGCTCGGCATCGTGCTCAACACGATCAACCCCGGTCCGGTCAACACCGGCTACATGGACCCGGAGACGACCGACCGATCGCTGGAGGACCTGGACGCGTACGTCGCGAGCACGCCGTTCGGGCGGGTGGGGACGCCGCAGGACCCGGCCGAGCTGATCGGGTGGTTGGCCACGTCGAGCGGCAGCTGGGTGGTCGGGCAGGTGCTGACGTCGGACGGAGGGTTCGGGTTGTAG
- a CDS encoding phosphocholine-specific phospholipase C — MSTSKPERGAPAGIRVAAPPLAPSATHPNTVRPGLSRRSLLLGGAAAIGAGVAAGAAFGRGAAPAAAATARRTGTVRDVRHVVVLMQENRSFDHYHGTMPGVRGFSDKQALELPSGQDVFHQPAPGRTDGGVMLPFRLDTTKYNAQNAGGLDHSWAGGHTAWDGGAWDRWVDAKSAQTMGFFTEEDIPYQRALARAFTICDDYHCSVNGPTTPNRLYQWSATIDAAGGQGGPATDNPADYEPVFRWGTYGERLSGAGVSWKTYANDEVGDSGSDPYVGDYGDNPLWLFQQYHDALASTDPSRRQLAADAGLHDGWKPNSGKGLDVGHLLHDFGQDCATNSLPTVSYVVAPYGWSEHPAASPDYGAHFTNAVVQALFSNPETWASTVLLVNYDENDGYFDHVVPPFPEPGTPDEYVDGLPVGMGARVPMTVVSPWSRGGWIDSQVADHTSVIRFLEHVTGVTEPNISAWRRTVSGDLLSCFDFTAPDTTVPGTDVVPDLQQTAALVAAADADAAKPPIQQPAPGAQVMPVQETGAVRRRPLPYRQRADVAVDRTSGVVTVVMGNDGSQGLSHLVYPNSGLPFRAVPHTLAAGAEQRWTWETTQTAGTYDVSVYGPDRFLRRFAGQVVPGVRTDVPLPHASVEQLAGRQPRLRIVLENAGRPEVRFRVAANDFVTHGATATAGHGGRTAVDWPLDAWGYYDVIVTADAVPGFRYRFAGRVGGPRS; from the coding sequence ATGAGCACCTCGAAGCCCGAACGCGGCGCACCCGCTGGCATCCGGGTCGCCGCTCCGCCACTGGCACCGAGCGCGACCCACCCGAACACGGTGCGGCCCGGACTGAGCCGCCGCAGCCTGCTCCTCGGCGGAGCAGCGGCCATCGGCGCCGGGGTCGCCGCCGGCGCCGCGTTCGGCCGAGGTGCAGCGCCAGCCGCCGCCGCGACCGCCCGCAGGACCGGGACCGTGCGCGACGTGCGGCACGTGGTGGTGTTGATGCAGGAGAACCGGTCGTTCGACCACTACCACGGCACGATGCCCGGGGTCCGCGGCTTCTCCGACAAGCAGGCGCTCGAGCTGCCGTCCGGGCAGGACGTCTTCCACCAGCCGGCGCCGGGCAGGACGGACGGTGGTGTCATGCTGCCGTTCCGGCTCGACACGACGAAGTACAACGCACAGAACGCCGGGGGTCTCGACCACTCGTGGGCCGGCGGCCACACGGCGTGGGACGGCGGTGCGTGGGACCGCTGGGTCGACGCGAAGAGCGCGCAGACGATGGGGTTCTTCACCGAGGAGGACATCCCCTACCAGCGCGCACTCGCTCGCGCGTTCACCATCTGCGACGACTACCACTGCTCCGTGAACGGGCCGACGACGCCGAACCGCCTGTACCAGTGGAGTGCGACGATCGACGCCGCCGGCGGACAGGGCGGTCCCGCGACGGACAACCCCGCGGACTACGAACCGGTCTTCCGCTGGGGCACCTACGGCGAACGGTTGTCGGGTGCGGGGGTGTCCTGGAAGACCTACGCCAACGACGAGGTCGGCGACAGCGGGAGCGACCCGTACGTCGGCGACTACGGCGACAACCCGCTGTGGCTGTTCCAGCAGTACCACGACGCGCTCGCCTCGACGGACCCGTCCCGCAGACAGCTCGCCGCGGACGCCGGGCTGCACGACGGCTGGAAGCCCAACTCCGGCAAGGGCCTCGACGTCGGCCACCTGCTGCACGACTTCGGACAGGACTGCGCGACGAACTCGCTCCCGACCGTCTCGTACGTCGTCGCCCCGTACGGATGGAGCGAGCACCCGGCAGCCAGTCCGGACTACGGCGCGCACTTCACGAACGCGGTGGTGCAGGCGCTGTTCAGCAACCCCGAGACCTGGGCGTCGACGGTGCTGCTCGTCAACTACGACGAGAACGACGGCTACTTCGACCACGTCGTCCCGCCCTTCCCCGAACCCGGCACGCCGGACGAGTACGTCGACGGCCTGCCGGTGGGCATGGGCGCCCGCGTCCCGATGACCGTGGTGTCACCGTGGAGCCGCGGCGGGTGGATCGACTCGCAGGTCGCCGACCACACCTCGGTGATCCGGTTCCTCGAACACGTGACCGGTGTGACGGAGCCGAACATCTCCGCGTGGCGCCGGACCGTCTCCGGCGACCTGCTCAGCTGCTTCGACTTCACCGCGCCCGACACCACCGTGCCCGGGACCGACGTCGTCCCGGACCTGCAGCAGACCGCCGCGCTCGTCGCCGCCGCGGACGCCGACGCGGCGAAGCCGCCCATCCAGCAGCCGGCGCCGGGCGCGCAGGTGATGCCGGTGCAGGAGACCGGCGCCGTCCGCCGACGTCCGCTCCCCTACCGCCAGCGCGCGGACGTCGCCGTCGACCGGACGTCGGGCGTGGTCACGGTGGTCATGGGCAACGACGGGTCGCAGGGGCTGTCCCACCTCGTGTACCCGAACTCTGGCCTGCCGTTCCGCGCCGTCCCGCACACGCTCGCCGCCGGTGCAGAGCAGCGGTGGACCTGGGAGACGACCCAGACGGCGGGGACCTACGACGTCAGCGTCTACGGGCCCGACCGGTTCCTGCGACGGTTCGCCGGCCAGGTGGTGCCCGGCGTGCGCACCGACGTGCCCCTCCCGCACGCGTCCGTGGAGCAACTGGCCGGCCGCCAGCCACGGCTGCGCATCGTGCTCGAGAACGCCGGACGGCCCGAGGTGCGGTTCCGGGTCGCAGCCAACGACTTCGTGACGCACGGAGCCACTGCCACCGCGGGCCACGGGGGCAGGACCGCCGTCGATTGGCCGCTCGACGCGTGGGGGTACTACGACGTCATCGTCACCGCGGACGCCGTGCCCGGGTTCCGCTACCGCTTCGCCGGCCGCGTCGGCGGCCCGCGGAGCTGA
- a CDS encoding TetR/AcrR family transcriptional regulator, protein MTILTLTPPAPETSRQRAASSAADALFTEHGVQPVTMEDVAVRAGLSMAELRSAYPTKQSLVVAVLRRWHGAWRRALAHIAEASPDPRDEILGIFSYLEECFEDEGWRGCAFINGHAELGRQDPLIAELAAEHFRDVEHHLALLCARADMPSHIAETLSLLVEGARVESAVQGSAKPARSARLGAAMLMSVFEERPAF, encoded by the coding sequence ATGACGATCCTCACGTTGACACCGCCCGCTCCCGAGACGAGCCGACAACGCGCGGCCTCGTCGGCTGCCGACGCGCTCTTCACCGAGCACGGCGTCCAGCCCGTCACGATGGAGGACGTCGCCGTGCGCGCGGGGCTCAGCATGGCGGAACTGCGATCGGCCTACCCGACCAAGCAGTCCCTGGTCGTCGCGGTCCTGCGGCGCTGGCACGGTGCCTGGCGACGGGCGCTCGCGCACATCGCGGAGGCCTCTCCGGACCCGCGTGACGAGATCCTCGGCATCTTCAGCTACCTCGAGGAGTGCTTCGAGGACGAGGGCTGGCGCGGTTGCGCGTTCATCAACGGGCACGCCGAGCTCGGCCGCCAGGACCCGCTCATCGCCGAACTGGCCGCGGAGCACTTCCGCGACGTCGAGCACCACCTCGCCCTGCTCTGCGCACGGGCCGACATGCCGTCCCACATCGCCGAGACGCTGTCGCTGCTGGTCGAGGGAGCCCGCGTCGAGTCCGCCGTCCAGGGGTCGGCGAAGCCGGCCCGGTCCGCGCGCCTCGGCGCGGCGATGCTGATGTCGGTCTTCGAGGAGCGGCCCGCGTTCTGA
- the aqpZ gene encoding aquaporin Z translates to MTGRNEPVSESTSEQRREDAAAWSPLARYLSEFFGTFLLVLGGVGTALFAANFPSSTDNQSGVGFLGVALAFGLTVMAGIAAVGHISGGHFNPAVTLGLFAAGRTDAKHVPGYLVSQVLGGLAGTSVIAIVLSGKRGAFAAAQDAGFASNGFGDHSPGGYGLGAVFLTEAVLTGVFVAVILSVTAKREYQALAPIGIGLTLTLIHLISIPVSNTSVNPARSIASAVYGGADPLAQLWVFIVAPILGGVVAGAVVRLARRRERA, encoded by the coding sequence ATGACCGGTCGCAACGAGCCGGTGAGCGAGTCGACCTCCGAGCAGCGGCGTGAGGACGCCGCTGCCTGGAGTCCGCTCGCCCGGTACCTCTCCGAGTTCTTCGGGACGTTCCTGCTCGTCCTCGGCGGCGTCGGCACGGCGCTCTTCGCCGCGAACTTCCCGAGCAGCACCGACAACCAGTCGGGCGTCGGGTTCCTCGGCGTCGCGCTGGCGTTCGGCCTGACCGTGATGGCCGGCATCGCCGCCGTCGGGCACATCTCCGGCGGCCACTTCAACCCGGCGGTCACGCTCGGGCTGTTCGCCGCGGGTCGCACCGACGCGAAGCACGTCCCCGGGTACCTGGTGTCCCAGGTCCTCGGCGGCCTCGCGGGCACGAGCGTCATCGCGATCGTGCTGTCCGGCAAGCGCGGGGCCTTCGCGGCCGCGCAGGACGCCGGCTTCGCCTCGAACGGCTTCGGCGACCACAGTCCCGGCGGCTACGGCCTCGGCGCGGTGTTCCTGACCGAGGCGGTCCTGACCGGCGTCTTCGTCGCGGTGATCCTCTCGGTGACCGCGAAGCGCGAGTACCAGGCGCTGGCCCCGATCGGGATCGGCCTGACGCTGACGCTGATCCACCTCATCAGCATCCCGGTCAGCAACACCTCGGTGAACCCGGCCCGCTCGATCGCGAGCGCGGTCTACGGCGGTGCCGACCCGCTGGCGCAGCTCTGGGTGTTCATCGTCGCCCCGATCCTCGGCGGCGTCGTCGCCGGTGCGGTCGTCCGGCTGGCACGTCGGCGCGAGCGGGCGTGA
- a CDS encoding VOC family protein encodes MTTFAPRASSTAAAVASGSGSVVRGVDHIGLTVPDIDQATDFFVDGFDAVALYDRFLRSEPVRGDLDVQRRLGIPHTMAQGALRMLALPNGPGLELFEYHGRGQRAAARPSDLGWQHVAFYVDDLDRALARVEAIGGHRYADPRDLGGNESGAGNRFVYVGTPWGSTLELITYPTPQEAEMGAPRRKWRV; translated from the coding sequence ATGACGACCTTCGCACCGCGCGCATCATCGACTGCCGCAGCAGTCGCTTCCGGATCCGGGTCCGTCGTCCGCGGCGTCGACCACATCGGGCTCACTGTCCCCGACATCGACCAGGCGACCGACTTCTTCGTCGACGGGTTCGACGCCGTCGCCCTGTACGACCGGTTCCTCCGCAGCGAACCCGTGCGCGGCGACCTCGACGTGCAGCGACGCCTCGGCATCCCACACACGATGGCGCAGGGCGCGCTCCGCATGCTCGCGCTGCCGAACGGTCCCGGGCTCGAGCTGTTCGAGTACCACGGGCGCGGCCAACGGGCGGCGGCACGGCCGAGCGACCTCGGCTGGCAGCACGTCGCGTTCTACGTGGACGACCTCGACCGGGCACTCGCCCGCGTCGAGGCCATCGGCGGGCACCGGTATGCCGACCCGCGTGACCTCGGGGGCAACGAGAGCGGCGCCGGCAACCGCTTCGTGTACGTCGGTACCCCGTGGGGATCGACATTGGAGCTCATCACCTACCCGACCCCGCAGGAGGCCGAGATGGGTGCGCCGCGTCGGAAGTGGCGGGTCTGA
- a CDS encoding Asp23/Gls24 family envelope stress response protein produces the protein MADTTTTTPATTAAATRSGQHAGANGVSGATKIEDTVVEKVAGIAAREVNGVYSLGSGAARAIGAIRDAIGQHDHGQGVKVEVGEKQVAADIVIVAEYPVALQQVADGVRASVTRALQQIVGMEVAEVNVTVQDVHIPGDDDDNDDKKESRVE, from the coding sequence ATGGCTGACACCACGACCACCACCCCGGCGACCACCGCCGCTGCCACGCGCAGCGGCCAGCACGCGGGCGCGAACGGCGTCTCCGGCGCGACGAAGATCGAGGACACCGTCGTCGAGAAGGTCGCCGGCATCGCCGCCCGCGAGGTCAACGGCGTGTACTCGCTCGGATCCGGCGCGGCCCGCGCGATCGGCGCCATCCGTGACGCGATCGGCCAGCACGACCACGGCCAGGGCGTCAAGGTCGAGGTCGGCGAGAAGCAGGTCGCCGCTGACATCGTGATCGTCGCCGAGTACCCCGTGGCACTGCAGCAGGTCGCCGACGGCGTCCGCGCGTCCGTCACGCGTGCGCTCCAGCAGATCGTCGGCATGGAGGTCGCCGAGGTCAACGTCACCGTCCAGGACGTCCACATCCCCGGTGACGACGACGACAACGACGACAAGAAGGAGTCGCGCGTCGAATGA
- a CDS encoding MarR family winged helix-turn-helix transcriptional regulator — translation MTEIDPLTHPWAEDQVAAMHRLRDWAVTFVELNHHLSSWMALPVSDANALGQVIWAEADGSPLSPASLARRIGMTSGATSILLDRLETAGHVERHRESTDRRRITLRATGTARAESQRFLAFAGTEIAATVQETPTEDLEAVIRFLDRMTAAATAANTRLVQRATAGH, via the coding sequence ATGACCGAGATCGACCCCCTGACCCACCCGTGGGCCGAGGACCAGGTCGCCGCGATGCACCGCCTGCGCGACTGGGCGGTGACCTTCGTGGAGCTGAACCACCACCTGTCGTCCTGGATGGCACTGCCGGTGTCGGACGCGAACGCCCTGGGGCAGGTCATCTGGGCCGAGGCCGACGGCTCCCCCCTGTCGCCCGCGTCGCTCGCGCGGCGGATCGGGATGACGAGCGGCGCCACCTCGATCCTGCTCGACCGCCTCGAGACGGCCGGGCACGTGGAGCGGCACCGCGAGAGCACCGACCGCCGGCGCATCACCCTGCGTGCGACGGGGACTGCCCGTGCCGAGAGCCAGCGGTTCCTGGCGTTCGCGGGCACCGAGATCGCGGCCACCGTGCAGGAGACCCCGACCGAGGACCTCGAGGCCGTCATCCGGTTCCTCGACCGGATGACCGCGGCAGCGACCGCGGCGAACACGCGGCTGGTCCAGCGCGCGACCGCCGGTCACTGA
- a CDS encoding FAD-dependent monooxygenase — protein sequence MTKPHAVISGASIAGLSAAWWLRHTGWDVTVIERAPAFRDGGQNVDVRGVAREVLDRMGLVPAIRAVNTTETGTVLVDRDGRVRAELPSDGPDGATAELEVLRGDFARAVLDALPAGVELVYGETIDEVQDTAGEAADGADADRVTVTTGTGRVLHADLLVIAEGVRSRTRDLVFPDDDVDARDLGVTMVFGTIPRTPTDDDRWRWYNAVGGRQVHLRPDPYGTTRAILAYAGGDGLTGVQRDEAVAALRRRYAGAGWESERVLDGLAVSDDVYLDELTQIRMRRWHRGRVVAIGDAAWCVTPMGGGGASLALTSGYVLAATLSARGPGRPSRRDLDAAFGAFDRWMRPLVDRIQGIPRGIVHFAYPQSRLGLAARGVADKVLTSALFRPVAAKLTRVADSDVPLPPIVAHAV from the coding sequence ATGACAAAACCACATGCAGTGATCTCCGGGGCGAGCATCGCAGGTCTGTCGGCCGCCTGGTGGCTCCGGCACACCGGATGGGACGTGACCGTGATCGAACGGGCACCCGCGTTCCGTGACGGCGGACAGAACGTCGACGTGCGCGGGGTCGCCCGCGAGGTCCTCGACCGGATGGGGCTCGTGCCGGCGATCCGCGCCGTGAACACCACCGAGACCGGCACGGTGCTCGTCGACCGGGACGGCCGGGTCCGGGCGGAGCTGCCCTCGGACGGTCCGGACGGGGCGACCGCCGAACTCGAGGTCCTGCGCGGCGACTTCGCCCGTGCGGTGCTCGATGCGCTGCCCGCCGGCGTGGAGCTGGTCTACGGGGAGACGATCGACGAGGTCCAGGACACGGCCGGGGAAGCGGCCGACGGTGCCGACGCGGACCGTGTCACGGTGACCACCGGCACCGGACGGGTCCTGCACGCTGACCTGCTCGTCATCGCGGAGGGCGTGCGGTCGCGGACGCGGGACCTGGTGTTCCCGGACGACGACGTCGACGCGCGCGACCTGGGCGTGACCATGGTGTTCGGGACGATCCCGCGCACCCCGACGGACGACGACCGGTGGCGCTGGTACAACGCGGTGGGTGGCCGACAGGTGCACCTGCGCCCCGACCCGTACGGCACGACGCGGGCCATCCTGGCGTACGCGGGTGGCGACGGGCTGACCGGCGTGCAGCGCGACGAGGCCGTGGCGGCGCTGCGTCGCCGGTACGCCGGTGCCGGCTGGGAGTCCGAGCGGGTGCTCGACGGCCTCGCCGTGTCGGACGACGTGTACCTGGACGAACTCACCCAGATCCGGATGCGGCGGTGGCACCGGGGACGCGTCGTCGCGATCGGGGACGCGGCGTGGTGCGTGACGCCGATGGGCGGCGGCGGTGCCTCGCTCGCCCTGACGAGCGGGTACGTGCTCGCCGCGACCCTGTCCGCCCGTGGCCCCGGACGACCGAGCCGGCGGGACCTGGACGCGGCGTTCGGGGCGTTCGACCGGTGGATGCGTCCGTTGGTCGACCGGATCCAGGGCATCCCGAGGGGCATCGTCCACTTCGCCTACCCGCAGTCCCGCCTGGGTCTGGCGGCCCGCGGCGTCGCCGACAAGGTGCTGACGTCGGCGCTGTTCCGACCCGTGGCTGCGAAGCTCACCCGGGTGGCCGACTCCGACGTCCCGCTGCCGCCGATCGTCGCCCACGCGGTCTGA
- a CDS encoding N-acetyltransferase, producing MIESSVVVRPATPDDEPRCIDLWCAAVAARDGVPEHPATRARAEQKFTAPRVALLVAAGGANRLDGFVLVSEPGTGRPTDPEDAAYLSLLAVRPDVQAHGVGRRLLVEGVTAARAAGHPAIALHALADNARAVRLYEAAGFRSAGVDFPHALTGTPTRTYVTR from the coding sequence GTGATCGAGTCGTCCGTGGTCGTGCGCCCCGCGACCCCAGACGATGAGCCTCGCTGCATCGACCTGTGGTGCGCCGCCGTCGCCGCCCGCGACGGGGTGCCGGAGCACCCTGCGACCCGTGCGCGGGCCGAGCAGAAGTTCACCGCCCCCCGGGTGGCGCTGCTGGTCGCGGCCGGGGGCGCAAACCGGCTCGACGGCTTCGTGCTCGTCTCCGAGCCGGGCACCGGTCGCCCGACGGACCCGGAGGACGCGGCCTACCTGTCGCTGCTCGCGGTGCGGCCGGACGTCCAGGCCCACGGAGTCGGCCGGCGCCTGCTCGTCGAGGGGGTCACCGCCGCCAGGGCGGCTGGTCACCCGGCGATCGCGCTGCACGCGCTCGCCGACAACGCCCGTGCGGTCCGCCTGTACGAGGCTGCCGGCTTCCGATCCGCCGGTGTCGACTTCCCGCATGCACTGACCGGTACGCCGACCCGCACCTACGTCACCCGCTGA